A region of Clostridium acetobutylicum ATCC 824 DNA encodes the following proteins:
- a CDS encoding AsnC family transcriptional regulator: MGVEAYRFAVNIEKKENKQAIKEKLLELGGILISEDVCGRINIDFCYEEGIIEVLMENPYEIHKELRGVENISNVKNQLRVYMRIAKPNSEKVIDKLMVLLSDINSYFGIKGILDLITGKKVDICDYTEFKNDFIKAKIEFETFYSGIPYPIKCHEVFPKYREIMGEK, translated from the coding sequence ATGGGAGTAGAAGCATATAGATTTGCAGTGAATATAGAAAAAAAAGAAAATAAGCAAGCTATAAAAGAAAAATTATTAGAGTTAGGTGGTATATTGATAAGTGAAGATGTTTGTGGAAGAATAAATATAGATTTTTGCTATGAAGAAGGAATAATTGAGGTATTAATGGAGAATCCGTATGAAATCCATAAAGAGTTACGTGGTGTAGAAAATATAAGCAATGTAAAAAATCAATTAAGAGTATATATGAGAATAGCAAAGCCAAATTCAGAAAAAGTAATTGATAAGTTAATGGTGTTATTATCTGATATTAATTCTTATTTTGGTATTAAAGGAATACTAGATTTAATAACAGGTAAAAAAGTAGATATATGTGATTATACTGAATTTAAAAATGATTTTATAAAGGCAAAAATAGAATTTGAAACATTTTATTCTGGAATACCATATCCAATAAAATGTCATGAAGTATTTCCTAAGTATAGAGAAATAATGGGTGAAAAATAA
- a CDS encoding Ig-like domain-containing protein: protein MNYKKITSVILSALIISAAFSYHSVKAADTNAVQNTTNSAQDAPIDGTPYITNISSNSVFNSTIDPIIKINNPLLTEADVGQGKSIYATLNGQPYKLSFISKDGNVLTLKGDTIGDNTPNGQKSTLTVYSTANTIATGNQAQKSSSVDFIIDTNPPSISFEDKNGRTIDDSGIYSGEVDPVIKLGDNYHIASYDIKLNGNPYDGTPTQNADGSITFLGKPLSEDGNYSISVKVVDDAGNSTTFSRSFTIDNTAPKISISGITNNSCVNTNVIPKISINDADLDASKTTVNVTRNDSVLPVQLSQNEDGSFSFEVTNEGTYSFTVTAYDKVGNTTTSEPISFSIDKTAPSLNFNFTNGQYFNTPFKPTAKTTNADDFISKLLINGSAYSFDDLPAFSDGTYEVEAQAKDKAGNLSEISYLKFIVDTIAPQINISNVSDNYYYNSSVSPIASSTDVNLSSFKMFLNGAEYNAQPITQDGSYQLLIESSDKANNMSRKILNFFIDKTAPSISIKGLANNGFFNYFLNPYVYINDPNELMSILLLDGQDYHGGFINQDGKHILLVEAVDKAGNITKEAYNFFIKATPPEIYVSEIENGKTYDHSVIPRISFSKDVVDSYTKITLDGNPYNIGDEISSSGKHELVISVKDQYGNKAEKKIEFTIEGNISSSATVSSKIHTIIHKILPAKTKKNNRIVYIISAIIWVIIMITIGIIIYRYKKSKRSDSNE from the coding sequence TTGAATTATAAGAAAATTACTTCAGTGATTTTGTCGGCTCTTATAATATCAGCAGCCTTTTCGTATCATTCTGTAAAAGCTGCTGATACTAATGCTGTTCAAAACACTACTAATTCCGCTCAGGATGCACCTATTGATGGCACTCCTTATATAACTAATATATCCAGCAATTCAGTTTTTAACAGCACGATAGACCCTATAATAAAAATTAACAACCCCCTTTTAACAGAGGCTGATGTTGGTCAAGGTAAATCCATATATGCAACATTAAATGGACAACCATATAAGCTTAGTTTTATAAGTAAAGATGGAAATGTATTAACACTTAAAGGTGATACAATAGGAGATAATACACCAAATGGCCAAAAGAGTACTCTTACTGTTTATTCTACAGCCAATACAATTGCTACTGGAAATCAAGCACAAAAAAGTTCTTCAGTTGATTTTATAATAGACACAAACCCACCATCTATTAGTTTTGAAGATAAAAATGGACGTACTATAGATGATTCCGGTATATACTCCGGAGAGGTAGATCCTGTTATAAAATTAGGTGATAACTACCACATTGCAAGTTATGATATAAAACTTAATGGAAACCCTTACGATGGTACTCCTACTCAAAATGCAGATGGGAGCATAACCTTCCTAGGAAAACCTCTTTCAGAAGATGGAAACTACAGTATATCTGTAAAAGTAGTTGATGATGCTGGAAACTCTACTACTTTTTCAAGATCATTTACTATTGATAATACTGCACCAAAAATAAGCATTTCAGGTATTACTAATAATAGTTGTGTAAATACAAACGTAATACCTAAGATAAGCATTAACGATGCTGATCTTGATGCTAGTAAAACAACTGTTAATGTAACTAGAAATGATTCTGTTTTACCTGTACAATTATCTCAAAATGAGGATGGTTCATTTTCTTTTGAAGTTACTAATGAAGGAACTTATTCTTTTACAGTAACTGCTTATGACAAAGTTGGAAATACCACTACCTCTGAGCCTATAAGCTTTAGTATTGATAAAACAGCTCCTTCTTTAAACTTTAACTTTACCAATGGCCAGTATTTTAATACACCTTTTAAACCTACGGCAAAGACTACAAATGCTGATGATTTTATATCAAAATTACTTATAAACGGATCAGCTTATTCTTTTGATGATTTGCCTGCTTTTTCAGATGGTACATATGAGGTTGAAGCTCAAGCAAAGGATAAGGCCGGAAACTTAAGTGAAATATCTTACTTGAAATTCATAGTAGATACTATAGCTCCACAGATAAATATTTCTAATGTGTCTGATAACTATTATTATAATTCATCTGTTTCTCCTATAGCATCAAGCACAGACGTTAATCTGTCTTCCTTTAAAATGTTTTTAAATGGTGCTGAATATAACGCTCAGCCAATTACACAGGACGGAAGCTATCAACTTCTTATAGAGTCTTCAGATAAAGCAAACAATATGTCACGAAAAATTTTGAACTTCTTTATAGATAAGACTGCTCCTAGCATTTCTATTAAAGGACTCGCAAACAATGGTTTCTTTAACTACTTTTTAAACCCTTATGTATATATAAATGATCCTAATGAGCTTATGTCTATATTACTTCTTGATGGTCAAGATTATCATGGCGGTTTTATAAATCAGGATGGAAAACATATACTCCTTGTAGAAGCAGTGGACAAGGCTGGAAATATAACAAAAGAAGCTTATAACTTCTTCATAAAGGCTACTCCACCAGAAATATATGTTTCTGAGATTGAAAATGGAAAGACTTATGATCATTCTGTAATTCCTAGAATATCCTTTTCAAAAGATGTTGTAGATTCCTATACAAAGATAACTTTAGACGGAAATCCTTACAACATAGGAGATGAGATATCCTCTTCTGGAAAGCATGAATTAGTAATTTCTGTTAAAGATCAATATGGAAATAAGGCTGAAAAGAAGATTGAATTTACTATTGAAGGAAATATCAGCAGCAGTGCAACTGTATCCTCAAAAATACATACAATAATACACAAAATTCTTCCTGCGAAAACAAAGAAGAATAATAGAATAGTGTATATTATATCAGCTATTATTTGGGTTATTATTATGATTACTATTGGAATTATAATATACAGATACAAAAAATCTAAAAGATCAGATTCTAACGAATAG